The DNA sequence aaaagggTAGAGATAACCtaaaattttagtcttcatcttttttgtttttgaactcCCTTTTGTTTTAGCCAGTATCCCTCATCTTTTATTTGTCCTTTTTTTGGTTTACATAAattcctaattatttttttgttcaagttgttattaaacatttaattttttttattaaattatctatttttttaaaattattttagaattcttcttatatttttaggactagaatcaaattttatatttcttttctatCAAACTAATTAATGGAACGttaatagattttaaaaaaagtatttaacaggatactaattaatttatacttgTGGGTAACATTAGGGTGTAATTTGTGGCTGGAAGATATgcttaaaactaaatttaataaaataataatagttaaataaatgGGAAAAGGCTCCACACGGCCAAGGGAACAAATCCAAGCCATCTCTCGTTAACGAGAAGATGAAGGATGGAGCCATAGTTAGCAACAAAGTCTATTCATAGTACTTTATTTCCTAACCTTGCTTTATCTTTGGTGGTCCGTCAATATTTCCATGTCAGAAGATCGAGAGTTCTCTATATTTTTCACTCTGCCCTGTACAGGTTCCCACGATCGGAATGTGGCCGAGTGATGTCAGTCAAGTTCATCCCATCATCCAATTGATTACTTTTCCTTGTAGGCGCGCCTTGCTTCATGGACAATCTTGGATCCTGCAACCGGGTATCGGGCTAAGGCCTAGTGAGCTTGTGAAGTGGGAAAAATTCCCTTACAGATGCTATCAATAAAGCCAGCTGAGAATTATTCACAGACTGATGTTTGTAGAGGCGGGTTCCTCCTAAACGACTACGTTCATCCTTTCACAAAATTAATCAACATAGGTAAAGCATGCAAATACGATCCGGCATCTTTTCCAATTGACACACCAGTTACTCGTTCCGTTTCAAGCGTTGGTAACATAAagatactaattttttttttcattaaaatgttGTCTAATATTTGTAATAACAACTCAATTACACGTAAGTATAACAGAAATGGAACGTacttgctttgttttgttgttcAACCCACAAATGATTGTCTTCAGCTTAACAGAAATGGCCTAAAGTACATATCATATAGGAGAAAAGCTAAATCCGTTtctgatatattatttttttaattattttttattttgtgattaagaaagtattttttaatgatattataaatttttacaaaaaaatatttaaatatataaaataaattaaaataaagaataccAAATAATCTTGTCAGAGTCATTCCCGAGGATGTAGCAGATGCAACAACCTTCTTCTACACCACAAATGTTAATATTGATATCAAAAAATGCTCAAGAAGATGCAGAGcatcagaaaaatatttattaaagtgagattgtatgaaatgaattacaatttatatatactaacttaCAAATGCAGGaaagataaaattgaaatatctaACTAACTCTAACAGAACCTCTATAACAGAATCAAATGAAACTATATTATCTCTAATTACAAAATTAGAGCGAACAAGTAGACTCTAGTAGGCCTAGTCAGCAGTGTGACATTTCCCCGTGGACAGATTTATTTAAGACGTAAAgtgtaaacaaaaatataataaaaaagagtgGCGCTACGTAGAGTCCACATAATAGGACTCCTTTGCAGTCCAAATATAGGAATAGATTAAAAGGCcctcatttttatcataaagACCAAAACAACCTTATttctaaataaagaaaaagtcaGAAATCTGAactttccctctccctctctgtgcCGTGTGTCTGGGTATCTACAATGCATCTGGCCTCTGGGTCCTTGTTACACGACTTAGACATGGAGGAGAAGCAACATAGCAGATGAAGGGGTGTTCGTGGGAATGGTCGTGCAAGTGTTCGAGAGAGAAGAAGTCTAAAGTGTGAACTTGGTCTGATGTCGTGGGTAGCAGAGAAGGATTAAAGAGAGGTGGGCTCAGCTGGGCCATGAAGAGCCTTGGGCTTGTGTCTCCTGGAAGCATTAGATTTAATATTGCTTTGTAATAGTTAAGGCCCATAGGCCCTTTTTAGTTAATATGGACAGTTTACTATTTTACTCTTTCACTATATGAGACCTGCAAATGATGTAGTTAGTTATCACGAAGAATATTCTGGATTGTTTCTATTTTGGAGGAGCCTCCCTCGAAGCAGGCGcacttattttctattttcaatacATCATTCACTCGATTTCATCTTCAAaccatttctcttctttttacaTTACAATCGGGTTGTTACATGGTGGTACCAGTGCCCCCGATCCTCTCAATCCATGGCTGAAGGAACACATTTGTCCCAATTGCAAGATGGATTGCAGTCCTTCATGAAATCCACTGAACCGCAGCTCACCACCATTGAAGTTGAAATGCAAGCTATGCGACGTCAAATGGAGGCCATGATGCACCAGCTTTCTTCCTTAGCAATAGAGATGAAAGCTGcaaattcacaaaaatcatCAGGTTCAGGTAACAATGGCAATCCAAACACAAATGAACAGATGGTTTTACACACTGGAGAGATCCATCCAAGAGCTATACGCTTGGATTTTCCCACATTTAATGGAGGAGATCCACATGGTTGGTTGTATAAGGtgaatcaatttttttccttccataatACCTTACCTCAGCATCATTTGAGATTGGCATCTTTTCACATGGAGGGCAAGGCCCTCGTATGGTTTCAGGGCCTAGATGAATCAGGTCTCCTGACTTCATGGGAGGAAATGGTGAAAATAATGTTAATCAGATTTGGACCCTCTAGTTATGATGGTCCTATGGAACAATTAACTAGACTAAGACAAGTGGGGACAGTTGAAGAGTATAAAGCTCACTTTGAAGCTTTATCAAACAGGTTGAGGGGACTCTCAAATCAGTACAAACTGAGTTGTTTTCTCAGTGGACTTAAGGATGAAATAAGGTTGATTGTACGCATGTTTAACCCAAACAACCTCATATTTGCCTATGGCCTTGCCAAAAtccaagaagaaaatatttcccTACATAAGAAATACACTCCCAGAAATTTTAACCATCACCACATAGAACCAGCATCTCTTAAATTCCAACCCACCCAACCCAACCCTACAAACCAGAAAAATTATGGGACATCAGTAGTACCTGTCCAGAAAATTAGTCCCGCTGAGATGAAAGATAGGCGTACCAAAGGTCTTTGTTACCATTGTGACTCAAAATGGCACCCTAGCCATAGATGCCAAACCCCCAAACTCTATCTAATTGAAGAAGTGTTGGATGATGTGGGCTTGAATGAAGTTGACCCAGGACCAAACACAGATCAAGAAGAGTGCTCAGACGGGACTAACACTAGGAAAGAACATGAAATATCATTACATGCTATCATAGGAACTATCAATCCTAGAACTATGCATGTCATGGGGAGAGTGGGCAGCCAAGCAGTGACAATTTTAATTGACTCGGGAAGTACACATAACTTTCTCGACTCAGCTTTAATGTCTCAGCTACATCTACCAGTTTCCACTCATGAAATAGTAAGAGTAAAAGTTGCTAATGGTGATCAGCTAGAAAGTGATGGGAAGCATATGGGGGTCAATGTTAATATTCAAGGGGTATTCTTTCAAGTGGATATGTACCTGCTTGAGTTGGCAGGCTGTGACATGGTTCTTGGAGTCCAATGGCTACAGGGATTGGGCTCCATTCTTTGGAATTTCCAAGAATTAACCATGCAATTCACTTACAATGCTAAAATTGTTGTTCTAAAGGGGTTGTCTGCTACCAGTTGGCTGGAGGAAGGACCTATTGACAGGTCAAACAGCTCTGAAACTAAGGGTCTTTTATTACAATTGATTGAAACCTCACCCGATACACAAGCCCAAACCATACCTATTCCTATACATGAACACCTAGACACTTATACCGACATCTTTGCCACCCCAAAAGGCCTACCTCCTATACGCACCCATGACCACACTATTAACCTTCAGCCCGGCACAAAACCAATTTCAGTAAGACCCTATTGCTAACCTTATTTTCAAAAGGATGAAATTGAGCACCTTGTTAAGGAGTTGTTGGAATCCAGGGTCATTCGCCCTAGTCATAGCCCCTACTCTTCCCCGGTCCTATTGGTGCGCAAAGCTGACGGTACGTGGCGCCTATGTGTGGATTATAGGGCTTTGAACAGCGCTACTGTCAAGGATAAATATCCTATTCTGGTTGTAGATGAGTTGATGGATGAATTACACGGGGCCaagattttttctaaacttgacttGCGGTCAGGCTACCATCAAATCAGGATGAGACCGGAGGATATTCCTAAAACTACGTTCAGGACGCATGAAGGCCATTATAAGTTTTTAGTTATGCCTTTCGGCTTAACTAATGCACCCTTAACCTTCCAAGGCCCCATGGATAAggtttttaaaacttttctccgttgttttattttagtcttttttgATGATATACTAATCTATAGCAGCGACATGGAGAcgcatttaaaacatttaaaggCCACTTTTGACATCCTTAGAGAGCACCAATTTTATGCTAAAAGGACCAAATGTTGTTTTGCACAATCTGAAATTGCCTATTTAGGCCACTTGATTTCGGGACAAGGTATTAAAGCCATGCTGAAATGGCCTGTGCCTAAGTCTATTAAGGCTCTAAGAGGTTTTTTAGGCCTCATGGGATATTACTGGAAGTTTGTAAGGGGGTATGGAGCCATTGCTGCCAAATTGACGGAGTTGCTAAAAAAAGACAGTTTTAGATGGGATGCCCAAGCTCAAATTGCCTTTGAAGAGTTGAAGCATGCCATGACTCAACCTCCAGTTTTGGCTTTGCCAAACTTTCAGTTACcatttgttattgagtgtgatgcttctggaGAAGCAATTGGGGCTGTACTGATGCAACGAGGTCAAGCCATAGCATTTTTCAACCAAGCATTAAAGGGTCGAGGTCTAGCGTTGTCAACCTATGAGAAAGAATTAATGGCACTAGTCTCAGTTGTGCAGAAGTGGCGAGCATACTTATTGGGTCACTCCTTTGTGGTCAGAACAGACcaacaaaatttaaagttcTTGTTGGACCAAAGAATAGGGACTCCTATGCAGCAAAAATGGATACTTAAGCTGtgacgacccgaccctatattttttttagggataaaatttgaataattttattaaggctctatcaatattattattattattattattattttttagtccaagcccttgaatcctcttcttaatacaactcctcttgccggattttttttttcttcttctttgaatttcaaacaatccactcacatgcatgcacgtctcttcctttatttttttctctagggttttccaccatgtttttcttttatatacgAGAACTTTGATGGTTGCCGCAATAGCCCTCCATCACGTAGACTCCTCTCGGTGCTAGAATTCTatgcatgcacggcttcatccgttttcctccacattcacgtttctcatcctagggtttttctcTTGGCTCTCATTTGGCTAGGTTTATAAATAGGTTAGGCCCTCCTCTGCATGAAGGAGATAGCCGCTGCCACCAACATCTAGAGACACTCATGCACACAGAGCACTTTCTGCAatcctcctcccctcaaaacTGCAACACACGtccgagaagacaagctccaccacctccctcaagttcgtccagcagaccacctctccctccaccgtaaatcccaaaaaaataacttcactgCCGTGTTGGTCCACATTCTTCCTCCACGCACAGAACCACTGCACGCCACCGGGAAACCGCAAcaccaccttgccgaagccaagcaaaccacgtctcagctcctccctctggccACCTCGTAGCCCAGCTAGCAGAACCACCGCACGGCCCGCCCTCgaaaaagccataaacccgctgccatcctcccctgttttagccctcaaaaacagagcactgagctcttcgaccgtaagccacagcccgGCCACCCTCAGCCATAGAACTCGCCGACCAGCACAACCCTGAGGCACCCACTCCATCCCGGTAAGCCCACGACCGTCgtcgtccccctctttctctcggtttgtttGCGGCTTGACTGAACTCCTgctctcctcctctcggcgtcaactcccactctcctcctctcggcgtcataccaccactgcccagagaacccagtcgcgtctccggtccttcccctgccacccagagccgccgtgcatcagcttcctctctcggtgagcatcgcagcCCCCAATCCGATTGCATgcaattttttcctttcatgcaacccgtaaatcaatttttgttttttggttagttaacttacaaaaatgcccctccattttattttcctaaaatgcccatgtacaatatgttattttccaaaaatatccttgcttatttaagactaacgggtaaggctattttagcgtcaggaagtgtttaggtttagaaaatatagactatttcagtagttaggtttttaaatagaatcacttgtttaattagaaatttatgcaaaatacgtgtttatttttataggcaaccgatttcgtgccgaaaatagtggattagcattgcaaggtaagtagcatgatcatatccttacgcttatgtacagtgagctgtttgtctttttataaaagatattatgcatgtatgccctttattggaaacccctttttacgtacccaaaacatgataaaattatgaaaaagtcatgattttatgtgaaagattattcataaaattatttaagaaatgcatgattttatgagagagttatttcgtaaaatatttatgaaaaatcatgattttatgcgatgaaacatgtatcacgatgtttatgaaagaatgcgatttcgtttgaaatctatgatacgatatgacaagtatgtatgtgatttcttttgaaatctatgaaatgacaagtatgcaagtatgatttgataaaatatgtaacggcctatgttatgatatgaaaacggtacctatgttatgggcatattgcattgccaggtcgtgcatgctggtagtgcacccagtattgtcttccttatgtatggattccacaacccgcggccacgggcggaatcggaatctatttagattcgctaaccctaactcacgggggtcaacagtgggtaacggcctatgataagtgaaagataagttaatgttcatgctcatgttatttatgcatgtatttatgaatatgcacgcttttcaggacaccttatgtttattatgtttactgtatgatgtgttgcttattgagtattcgactcattttagtttgttttcatgtttttaaaccccccaggtgatgacatttatgaagatgagactgcaggacaggacttgactccgggaggcaaggttgaggcctagacagattttgttatgactatttctatggtttaaagtttaaataaattattttgataagcacataagacttctgtattcttaataaatgcttccgcagactttattttggattttcaatatttattgaaatttgttattttatagaattctttcttatctggcgcgttgttaaaaaggaaaagcttttatatttaagtttagtagtagcacactggttcctcgaaaattctaaaatgtctttattggagagcggggtgttacataagcTTATGGGCTACGATTTTCTGGTTGAATACAAGAAGGGCAGGGATAACGTAGTGGCAGATGCGCTGTCCAGACAAGGAGCAGAAAATGAAATCTCGGTGGCTTTAATCTCTCTGCCAAGTTGGGATTGGGTCACTGACATCAAAGCTTGCTATGATACGGATGGGGAGGTACAAACTCTGCAAAAACAGTGGCATCAAGGGAAGCTACCGCATCACTATgctgtaaaaaataatattctgtTTTACAAAGACAGAATTTATATTCTTGCCAACTTAGACCTCATTGACAGGATATTACACTTGGTGCACAATAGCCCTATGGGTGGTCATTTGGGTTTTGATAAGACACTACATAGAGTGACCAAAGACTTTCATTGGCCCGGGCTTAAGACAGATTTAAGAAGGTTTCTGAAGAGTTGTGAAACATGTCAGACAGTGAAGGTGGATAATACTCTTCCTAGTGGGCTTCTACAGCCATTACCAATACCTTCTTGCCCATGGACAGATATATCCATGGACTTTGTTGAGGGATTACCTGCCTCCAATGGATTTAATGTTCTCTGGGTAGTGGTGGACAGATTCACCAAATATGCTCACTTTGTCCCAATTTCTCATCCCTATACAGCTAAGATGGGGGCAGAATTATTTGTGAAGCATGTGTTTAAGTTACATGGAATGCCGCATTCCATTGTTTCAGATCGGGACCCTACTTCTACAAGTAAATTCTGGAAggaatttttttccttacagGGTGTACAATTAGCTTTTAGCACTGCCTACCATCCTCAAACTGATGGTCAGACAGAAGCTGTCAATAAATGGGTGGAAAACTACTTACGGAGCTATGTAAGTGATACGCCTAAGGAGTGGACTAATTGGGTCCCATTAGCAGAATGGTGCTTCAATTCCTCACAACATGCATCAACCAAAGTCACCCCCTTTGAGGCATTATATGGTTACAAACCTCCTAAGTTAACTAGCTACACTACTGAGACAGCCAAAATTAATGAAGTGAGCCTCACCTTACAGCAGCGTGACCAGTTGTGGAACCTATTGAAACACAATCTGGTTAGGGctcaagaaagaatgaaaaaatatgctgatcaaaagagaaaagaggCACTGTACCTAGTTGGAGATTGGGTTTATTTACGCTTACAGCCGTATAGGCAGTCTTCCATCCACCACAGAAAGAACTTCAAACTTTCTCCCAGATTCTATGGCCCTTACCATATTTTTCAACAGGTCGGTGAAGTGGCTTATCGTCTTCAACTACCCGATACAGCGCAGATTCACAATGTTTTCCATCtctcacaattaaaaaaaaattaggtcaGAACATAAACCCACTACCTACCCTTCCATCAATGAATTCCAAGGGGATTTTCAAACTAGAGCCCGAAGAAGTCATAACTAGGAGGATGAGAAAGGTAAAAAACAGACCTTTAGTGGAATTGCTGATCCGTTGGCAGGGCAGCCACGGGAGGAAGCATCCTGGGAAGCCTATCATCGCTTGCATGAGGAAtttccccaccttgtgggcaaggtgctccAAGGGGAGGGCAAACTGTTACACGACTTAGACATGGAGGAGAAGCAGCATAGCAAATGAAGGGGTGTTCGTGGGAATGGTCGTGCAAGTGTTCGAGAGAGAAGAAGTCTGAAGTGTGAACTTGGTCTGATGTCGTGGGTAGCAGAGAAGGATTAAAGAGAGGTGGGCTTAGCTAGGCCGTGAAGAGCCTTGGGCTTGTGTCTCCTAGAAGCATTAGATTTAATATTGCTTTGTAATTGTTAAGGCCCATAGGCCCTTTTTAGTTAACAAGGACAGTTTAGTATTTTACTCTTTCATTATATGAGACCTGCAGATGATGTAGTTAGTTATCACGAAGAATATTCTGGATTGTTTCTATTTTGGAGGAGCCTCCCTCGAAGCAGGCGcacttattttctattttcaatacATCATTCACTCGATCTAATCTTCAAaccatttctcttctttttacaTTACAATCGGGTTGTTACAGTCCTCCACTGCTATATACAAAGCTTaggttgtttttctttattttccagcAAATGTTCGTTGTGTCCAAAACAAGGGATGAGTGCATATTTTGCTACGCATCAATCTCCTCTACTGTAAGCCAATGAATTATCAatcctttttttaattgtaaatgacTCATTCACATCAACAATCACCCATTCTACTAATATGGACATGTTGATTCTACTATATTTTACAAAGACtatctgttcttttttttttttgacatgcattcatgcatggtTATTTTGTCTACTTCGACTAGTATTTGACATCTTAACATATTGGTCATCTATTCCTGAAGATTTGTGTagctttttatttcttaatccaGGCATCATTATACATATTTGCAATACTTTAGATTGagaaaagttataaataaattgttgagaaaacttacttttaaatttggattattgtcatagaaaaaatatataaattgttgaACAATTAATGAGAAGCCATGGTCTCTTTCCTTTCTCCATTGGGCGGGCCCTTCATCAAGCACTCTCAAGACATGGGCAAGAAAGCTAGAAAAACATCATGGAACCCATTCACAGATTTTTACAAACATGTAGAGTGCACACTGCCCTTTTAAACAACGAATGAAAATAGAAGAGTAATAACCCAACAAAAAacctaacaaatttaaaacaccCCCATGGAACCCATTCACAGATTTGTAATAACCCAACAAATTCATTGACGAATTGTGGTGATGTAAGATTACGTCAAGAATATTATGTAAACTTTCTTTTGATTGTGTAAGGTTACAAAACAATTTTGTAATCACCCCCTTAGAATATCAAATTGATCGCCCCCAATAAATCTTACATCTCCTAACAATGATCAGGCATCAATTACAATAGAAGAGGAGAAAATAGAAGCGTACATCTACACCTTACAGcctatggagagagagagagagagagagagagagagagacgcatGGGCAGACTGGATCCTCTCTTGAGGAAGGGGAAGGTGACGTCAATGGCCGAGAGAGCTGCGAGGGCGACGTTCCTTTGCTCTGCTCTAGATTTCACTGAGGAAGGAAGGAATTTCACTTGCTCGGTTCTGCTACGTGGACTgcaataagaaatatatatatatattaattttgtttattataataataaaacaagagCAGTGCTACccataagcctcacaccctgcacatccacttaaaaacatgtcattttactttttttcctattttacttacaaacatATCTAGAATAATTTTCATTAtgtaggtaaaaaaaaataaaatgacatatttttaaatgtgatCTTTCTCTATATCTATtttcataaaacaaatataGAGAAAGCCAAAAGGAGACAAAGCATTGTAGAGAAAAAGCTCTtgcttcaaaaaattaaatgttatagatatatgtaaattaatatgtcactaaaaaaaaaagaggaaaactaATCCAATcgatgaattttgttttttttaaaatttatttttatgtagagATTaaggttatatttttttaataatattgtgaatttattttttaaaatatttaaagatatgaaaagaatgaatcaaaaaataaataaaaaacataaaaagaccAATACGTCTTGTCGGCCGTCGGAGCCATTCTCGTGCTACAAAATCCTAACTTTGGTAGGGATACGACATGTGGGAGAGAATAAAAGAGCAACGGAAGGAACA is a window from the Juglans regia cultivar Chandler chromosome 7, Walnut 2.0, whole genome shotgun sequence genome containing:
- the LOC108986137 gene encoding uncharacterized protein LOC108986137: MAEGTHLSQLQDGLQSFMKSTEPQLTTIEVEMQAMRRQMEAMMHQLSSLAIEMKAANSQKSSGSGNNGNPNTNEQMVLHTGEIHPRAIRLDFPTFNGGDPHGWLYKVNQFFSFHNTLPQHHLRLASFHMEGKALVWFQGLDESGLLTSWEEMVKIMLIRFGPSSYDGPMEQLTRLRQVGTVEEYKAHFEALSNRLRGLSNQYKLSCFLSGLKDEIRLIVRMFNPNNLIFAYGLAKIQEENISLHKKYTPRNFNHHHIEPASLKFQPTQPNPTNQKNYGTSVVPVQKISPAEMKDRRTKGLCYHCDSKWHPSHRCQTPKLYLIEEVLDDVGLNEVDPGPNTDQEECSDGTNTRKEHEISLHAIIGTINPRTMHVMGRVGSQAVTILIDSGSTHNFLDSALMSQLHLPVSTHEIVRVKVANGDQLESDGKHMGVNVNIQGVFFQVDMYLLELAGCDMVLGVQWLQGLGSILWNFQELTMQFTYNAKIVVLKGLSATSWLEEGPIDRSNSSETKGLLLQLIETSPDTQAQTIPIPIHEHLDTYTDIFATPKGLPPIRTHDHTINLQPGTKPISVRPYC